DNA sequence from the Vicia villosa cultivar HV-30 ecotype Madison, WI linkage group LG3, Vvil1.0, whole genome shotgun sequence genome:
GCAGAAGAAGATGCAAGAGTTAAGGCAACTTGATCCAAAGGCTTGGGAATGGCTAGTAGGTGTTCCAACCAAACTATGGTGTAAGCATGCATTTAGCTATTATCCAAAATGTGATGTTCTAATGAATAATCTTAGTGAGTCTTTTAATAGTACCATACTGCAGGCTAGGGATAAACCAATTATCACTATGTGTGAATGGATTAGGAATTATCTTATGAATAGGGTTGCTGTTAGTTTGACTAAGTTAGATAAGTGGAAACATAAGATTATGCCTATGCCTAGGAAAAGAATGGACAAAGAAATTGTAATGAGTGGTAATTGGATTCCTACTTGGTGCCAAGACTTGATATGGCAGGTTAACCACACATTTGATGGGCACCAATTCATTGTGGATTTAGGTAAGAAAACATGCACATGTTGTTTTTGGGAACTTGTGGGCATTCCATGTAGGCATGCCATAGCTGCCATGAGTTATCAAAAGTTGGATCCAGAATCATTTGTGGATGATTGCTATAGTAGGGAAACATACACTAAATGTTACTCATATAGTGTGAGTCCCACTAATGGCATGGATATGTGGCCTACTGTTGATAATGAGGATATGCTTCCACCTTCATACAAGAAAGGTCCAGGTAGACCCAGAAAACTTAGGATTAGAGAGCATGATGAAAATGGATCTAGAATGAGAAGGCCAGGTGTTAATTATAGGTGCACCAGATGTGACAGCATTGGACATAACTCCAGGAAATGTAAAGCTGAAGTTCAGAATCCTGCAGCTTTAAAGAGAAAGGTGTGTAATTTTGTTTGCTATCCATTGGTTTTGTTTGTTTGCTTCTTATTGATTTAGATTGCTTCTCTTATTGTTGTGTCACAGAGAAAGGCACCAAGGAAAGCTGCTTCATCAAGCAATGTGGGTGACACAGAGACAGTAGAGGATTACTTTGAGGGGGAAATTGATGCAACAATTGAAGCAATGGTGGCATCAGTTGAAGCTGACTTAGCAACTCAAGCATCACAGATAGTGAATCCAAGTCCTATCAACAAGTCTCCATCCAAGAACAAGACAAAGAACAAGAAAGTTGGCTCTAAGAAGAAATGATGTTGCACTTTATTATGTTGTGTTTTGGTCCTGTTTGTAATGGTTCTAAGATGATGTTTTGTACTATTTTTAATGGTTCTAAGAAATGATGTTTTGTAATAGCTTGAACTCAGTGGCATTTTGTTATGTTTGGTTTTGTAATAGTTTGTACCAATGGCATTTTGATAACAATTATGTAGTGCTGACAGTTTAGTTGTACCAATGGCAAATTATGCAGTCATGTTGATGTTGTACCAATTATGCAGTCATTTTGATGTTGTAGAAATTATGCAGATTATGCAAATTATGTTTTCAGTTGTACCAATGTTATTGACTAAGTCTGATACAACTCAGTTTTGTTGTACCAATTCTGCAAATTACAGTTCAGTTGTACCAATGCAATTTTAAAAGTTGTATCAATTATGTATCTCAGTTTGCAATTATAGTTCAATTAGAGTGCATCTGATACAACTCAGTTAGAATGCAATTATAGATGTTCAACTTCAGATACAACTCAATTAGGGTGCAATTAGAGAACATTTGTCAACCTCAGATACAACTTAATTGTCATTGCAATTTTAGTAGTTAAATTTCAATAACATTTCAGTTCACTACAAGGCAATTTCAGTAAGAGTGCATCTGTGACAAGGCAATAACATTTCTATTTCAATAAGAGTACATCTGATACAATAACATCTACTTACTActaaacagaaaaacaaaaaacaaccaaGATTGGTACAACATCTACTTACTActaaacagaaaaacaaaaaacaaccaaGATACAATAAGAGTGCAGGTGAGGGCATTAATAATCTTCTGATCTTTTGCAGCcttcattttcaatttctcaatctTCATCTTGTTCATTGACATCCCAACCTCCTGTACAAAATTCTTCCCAAATTCTGCACCCAAATTCCTCATAACCTCTAACAGTTGTTCACTTTCAGCTAAAGAGCCACCTTCAACTATTTCACTATCAATTTCATCGTCCCATTGAAACCCATTGCAATCATCATTCTTCTGAATAAATTTGAAACAACATTAGGAttaagaaaaaagaaatggaGAACTAGGGTTATAAACTGAAATCGAACGTACCCCCCAATTTCTACACTTCCAATATTTTCTTCCTGGGTTTGACTTCGATTTCGACACAAACATTCGCATAGGTTGATGGTGCCCGCAGATTGGAGCTTTCCTCCCACAGCTATTAATCTCTGAACTTGCGCTTCGAGACATTCTTTGAAGCTCGTATGCAGGTTGATGTTGTAGATGGAGGAAGCGCTGCGTACAAACCCTAGAAACAAAAGAGACAACTTGAAATCAACAAAACAgcttcatttgattttttaattttaagtttaagtgtTTCAATAATTAAAATATGTTATATGTTTATTctgaattagaaataaaaataaaaaatgacacaTGTACCTCAAATAATAAGATATGCCAACGTGGCAAGTCCATGTCAGCTTTTTATGGGATCTCATCCACTGAGGGTTTAAAATGAGGGAATCTGAATTTGGCAAGGATGgaatctgtgtttttttttttacagggtcCTTTTTGAGATTCACCCcaaatggcagggggcaaaatagggtttaaccctttttttaatatagattagatacactaattatttaatgaatttaaaaaataaaatatatttataatttgttttggaggaattttatatatatatatatatatatatatatatatatatatatatatatatatatttaataacttaagatattaataaaagtatattaaaattaaaaatatttttttaaaaaattattttttctaaaaaagaaaaatattttcttttgtaaatATTGGACCATCATTTTATTTGGCGGAAGCCTCTATTTCCTTAGTATATATTATGAAGAAAATCATTTGAGAGAATTTAGAAGAAAGATAGGGACTTTATTGTAGGGGTGTTCATGGATTGGGTAAACTCAATAAATCCAGTAAAACTCATTCAAACCCACCTAAAAAAGTGGGTTGGGTTGAGTTATTGGGTGAATAcagttttcaaaaatgaaaactcATTCAAAATAATTGGGTTATGGTAAACTCACACCCAATCCACAAAACTCATGAGTTATTAAGTgattatattttttctctttttttgtaatttgacaagtgatgactttaatgtttttaattttgcttgcttcaatttcaaccTTTTGAACATCTTTTATTTAGTAACTAATGATTTTAACTTGTTTATGATGTCacacttttattattttgatgCTAATTCTAGTAAGCTGTGTGTATTTTATGCAATTCTAGGTTTTACTATAATGCAACtttgatttttataaatatatgtttatGATAAATTTCATTGTACATTTGgacatttgatgtttaaaaaaatagcaccaatatgttaaactatttattaagaaaaaatgtgtcatatcattaataattatataagaaaaaaatattggGTAACCCACTATTCAACCCAATCCAACCCACAAATTTGTGGTTTtacccaaaccaacccaataataTTGTGAATAGTTATTTTACATCACCCAAACCAGTGTACCATGTACAAGTTGGGTTATGGTTTTGACAAAACTCAATCCAAATTGAGTATTAGGAGTATTCTTGCCAAGTTACAAAAACATCTGAAAAATCGCAACAGCAACGTAAGTTAAACAAGAAATGAGATCCTTACAAAACTTATAAAAATTACAGTTGGAATGAGCAATATCGCTTAAGAAAAGGCCATTTCCGAACTTTCAACTTAATAGCCCAAATCAGATATGAAACATTGCAGACCGCATTGTTACACATTCTCGGGCTTCCAAATGCTCCACAAAATTGCAAACCACACAactccttctttttctttttttcaaattcttaCTCTTTAACATTATTAAAACGGCTAAGGAAGTTCTTCCACATTATCCTTCCATCCCTCCTAGATGTACCTAACCACTCCTCTATATTCTCCCAAATTATCTTAACTACCTTACATTTGAAGAAAACATGATCCAAGCTTTCGTTTTGCTGAAAACATATAAAGCAAGAAAAATCAAGGGAAGATGTTAAGATTCCTCTTTTTCGAAGTTGATCCTTGCTCGGGAGCCTGCTGAGAAAACTCCTCCACCAGAAAGCTCTAACTCTGAACGGAACATGAATTTTCCATAATTTGACAAAAACTCCAATCTTGTATTCATCTTGCGCTACGGTATTTCACTCTCCTCTGCAATGAATTCATAGCCATATATGACAATAAAATTCACCATACGGACCTGGTAACCATACTATATAGTTATCTGCTGCACCGCTTAGAGGGCTTGCattaaccagaaaaataagaagtTCTTGCATTCTAATCTGTAAATTCTCTTCCAAAGGACCTACAATCACGAAGCTTCCCCAATTCCAAACATTTTTATTCCAGCTCCCCATACTAGCCACTACCTCTTCCTTATTGTTACATACTAGCCACTACCTCTTCCTTCTTGTTACTAATAAGATACATATCTTGAAATATATGACGCAAACTAGAATTTTGACTTCAAGTTGTCGTCCAAAAGGGGGTTATGTTGCCATCAGTTATGTTAAACTTAAGATTGCATGCAAGATCAAAAATAAAGTCATTGTGTCTCTTATCTATATTCATTAAATCCTCCCACCATGAGAATTCATGATCCTCGTAAATAGAACTTTCTCCTCTCAAAATTTTATGGGTGATGTTCTCGTATCTTGCCTTCAAAAGCTCCAACCATAAAGACTATTTCTCCATCTCCATTTAAGCACAAGGCTAAATTGAATTCTTTTATACTTCTCACCCCAAGTCCTCCTAACCAATTTGGTTTGCAAACTTGTCTCCACCCGACCCGGTGAATTCTCATCCTCTCCTTCAAAGTGCTCGTAAGAAACCTTGATTGAATTTCCTTtatttctcttcaaatcttcGTCGGCGCTTTGTAAAAAGACAAGAATAGATAAATATCATTAAACTACTGAGAACTGATTTTAGGCGAGTGGTTCTACGTCTTAAAGAAAACAATCTTCTTTTCCATTTGCTTAACCACGCACTAATTTTATCCAACAGCGGCTTCCACATGTTGATTCTCCCCGAATTTGAGCCTATAGGAATATCAAGGAAAGAAAAAGCTTTTTCTTCAATCCTGCAAGGGGAAAAATTGGCAACCGCAAACAAAAAATGAATACTTGTGTTAATTTCAATAACTATGCTCTTATGAAAATTGACACCAATGCTTCTATTTTGGAAAAAGAAAAGTGGGAGAGTTTTCCAGGAGGCCAAACTGAGACGATATCACACTTTTCCATCACTTGCTTGCCAAACCGAGGAAatagatgatttttttttttttataaaaaaacaccaTTTTGAAAAGATTTCCAATCGGTTGTTTGGTCAGTCGAGAGAATaagttgtatttttttaaataaaatacaaaactgTAATTGTTGGAAATTGAAGTCTATACTAACGTCATTTTCTAATGATTAATTGTCTAACTGAGgggataaatatttttttaactaaaaaaaaagacatctattaaaataaatttcactTTGACCCAATATTCAATCGGTGTAGAAAGTCgttaaaaattttatattttatagtaATGACGTTTTCTCCTTGTGAAATCGACAATCACTTTCATCGACCCGTTCAAGCAACAATAactcatattttcaaaaataggTAATTAAATTAATCTTTTTGCAATTGAACTTTACtttcatttattatattaaaattttatttaatctatatcttataattttacttttgttaaatttattaaatatttattttttctaataacaattttacaaaattaattttataatttatattaaatgataaataaataaatagtaataatttataaaataatataaataaataattaattataatttcataattaaaaattctaagaaaaaaaataattgacCGATACTTTGAACTTTTATAGATATTAATTTTTATAGgcttaaataagtttttggcCCCTCTAAATATAGCGGTTTTTAACTTTAGTCtctcaaaatattttcttcaaagaatggtcctcctaaaaattttaatttaaactcTTGCTCCCTCCTGCAATTTAGCGACGGTTTTTACAATTTAGTGACCGTTTTAGTGACGATTTTAGCAACGGTTTTTTTATTTAGCGACGGAATTAGCGAccattttagctacgattttgccatgagggaccaaaagttaaaattaaaatttttaggaggaccattctttgaagaaaatatttagaaggATTAAAGTTAAAAACTGATATATTTagaaggaccaaaaacatatttgacccatttttataaatatataggtatataataataataataatagattaaattagtttgaataatttatataaaaaaatggaATAATTGGTTCACCTTAATTTAAACTCAAACAAtcgatttattttttaaaaaataaaggtaCGCAAAGATATTGGTGGGGTATATAGGATATAGTAAAATGAATCAAAGTATGGAGCAGTACAAGAAATGGTACAGAGTATATCTCCAGTCCTGTCCACTACACCGACTCCACCAATAACAACTCCAACTGCCGTTCACGTCTGCGCAAATCACACCCATGGGTCATACTCATGGCATCCAGATTGGATATGCCTTTAAGCCGGAAAATTCATCATTGTTTCTGGTTCTATCATAACTTGCATTTTTTATACTAGTATTACTCTCATCTtggttataattattttataattgttcatttttattaaaaaagcaTTTTCTTCCACAATCCAGTCATGATCCATCGTCAAAGTTTTTTTTGAAGATGACTTATCATAATTATTGGTTAAAATTGATGTTGTTACACAATTATCAAAGTTTTGTCACCAAAATTGATGAATGATAGGTGAAGGTTAACGCGAAGAACTATATTTATTGATCTATTATGATGAATTAAAAATGACCTAAAATTGATGActgtattttgttttaaaaatttgattttactgtattttgaattaaaaacttaattttactgtatttataaaaaacgtgattttattatatatttaaaaaacttaattttactgtattttgaaaaaattgattttactgtattttaaaaaaactcatttttattgtattttgaaaaaatttgatttctgTGTtttcgaaaaactcg
Encoded proteins:
- the LOC131657909 gene encoding uncharacterized protein LOC131657909; protein product: MFESIEHRVCLRHLYANFKKKFGGGSAIRDLMMGAAKATYLQAWQKKMQELRQLDPKAWEWLVGVPTKLWCKHAFSYYPKCDVLMNNLSESFNSTILQARDKPIITMCEWIRNYLMNRVAVSLTKLDKWKHKIMPMPRKRMDKEIVMSGNWIPTWCQDLIWQVNHTFDGHQFIVDLGKKTCTCCFWELVGIPCRHAIAAMSYQKLDPESFVDDCYSRETYTKCYSYSVSPTNGMDMWPTVDNEDMLPPSYKKGPGRPRKLRIREHDENGSRMRRPGVNYRCTRCDSIGHNSRKCKAEVQNPAALKRKRKAPRKAASSSNVGDTETVEDYFEGEIDATIEAMVASVEADLATQASQIVNPSPINKSPSKNKTKNKKVGSKKK
- the LOC131655484 gene encoding uncharacterized protein LOC131655484, translated to MRSHKKLTWTCHVGISYYLRVCTQRFLHLQHQPAYELQRMSRSASSEINSCGRKAPICGHHQPMRMFVSKSKSNPGRKYWKCRNWGKNDDCNGFQWDDEIDSEIVEGGSLAESEQLLEVMRNLGAEFGKNFVQEVGMSMNKMKIEKLKMKAAKDQKIINALTCTLIVSWLFFVFLFSSK